The Erigeron canadensis isolate Cc75 chromosome 1, C_canadensis_v1, whole genome shotgun sequence genome segment TGGACTTGGGTATATAAAAAGGCATGTTGTTGAGCTCaaatttgccgttaaaaaaaagaaaaaataatagttatgtgacaaaaaacCAACGTACCataaaaatatactatttttagaaactaaAGAAGAGCAAATAAGTCTGTGACAAAAAATACTAAAAGTTGTGTGACAAAAATTGAAAATCCCAAAAATCTTATGTAACAATCATAACATAAGTTtgtgtcaaaaataaaaatgaaaaaactttGTGACGAACGTACGGAAACGTTAAAGTTTCCATAAACTAAAGAATAGAAAGTAAGTTCATGTCAAAAATGAAAACATATAAGATTTGTACCAAAATTTGCAAAactcaaaaacctatataaaataagtttgtagcaaaataaaaaataaaaaaattgatttccTATTATTTTTCAAGCTTGAGCTAGTTCAAATAACTCTATGAATTTTTGAGCTCAGTTTAACTCGataatcaatattaatatttatataatataaatcaaaattataatGACACAATAACTCTAAGCTTGACTTGATTTGACATTTTGTGGACCGATTTGATCTGGCACGTTTTGATAATACTATATTTCTATTCAAATATTAGTGTTTATGTGGGTTttctattatattttaaattttcaactaGTTAaggtttaaaatataaatttgtaaagAGTAAACGGCcgaaatcgtccttgtggtttacccTAATAATTAAGTTCCGTCCTTAACTATCTCAAATGACACAGGCAGTTCTTTTGGGAAGGATAATGATCACATCCGATCCTTTATACAAACGGACGTTTTCTCTCACCCGTTAACTCCGTCACGTGTTTTACATGTGAGGGTATTTCTGACTTTTGCCACTCCCTTTTTTGTCTGTttcttttctatatctatatgtatacatatttaAAAGAACCCTAATTAAAAAACCCTAACTTCACATGCTAAatctatacacatatataagatTGCAGACATAATTATGACAAGTCATTAACCAATAGCATGAACCTCAGATTCTAGTATCCTTCAATCCAATTGGAATCAAACCCACCATCATCATTTGTCTTTAACATTTCAGATCTAACATCAAGATTTAAGAAACTTAAAGATCcataatttatatacatatatatgcatacattCATTGGGAAAAAACAAAGTAGCCTATCAGACTCAAGAAGTTGCGTGACTACCAGTGGTTGGTAACTCCTTTTAGTCGCATGCATCTTATAAATGTCACTGCGGTGGTGGTTAACAAAGCATGCCAGATCGATCTACACAAACACCTTCTCCACCACCACTGTTAATAAATCCGGTCAATATCACCGGTGGTGGTGGTCAACAAAACAAGATTCATGGTGGTAGCAAGTGATTCCGACAAGATTCCAGTGATGGAGAAATACGTCGGCGGTGGACGACGTTGGTTGTTGACAGAGGTAGTGCCATCACCGCCGCGGCTGCTCCtcttccaccaccaccatcatcatcatcatcgattTCATCTTCTTATTTGTTGGTAACCACTGTTGGCGGTAACAAAATTGGTATGAATAGATGAACAGAAAAAAGGTTTTATGAAACCAAAATTTGAGGTGCTTTGCATTTGTCTCCCAAGTCCCAATGTTACTGTTGTCGTGCTGCTCATCCCCACGTATAAGAAAGAAATGATAGTAAGGATTAGAACTTTTAGGTTTGTAATTGACTGTTTAATTAGTTCCTAGCTAATCCTCTAGCAAACAATTAGGAAATGAAATCCTAAATATTACCAACCAAAAGTAGTGATAGCTATTTGCTTAGATCTATGTTGTGGttaattattctttttcttcttctttgttgTTTGGTTTcatagatctatatatatatttggattttaattgaaaattcttgaattataaaatataaattttaatttgatagaGTTATAAATATACAGATGGCAGATGttcataaatatacataaagaaatgaaaaaataaaggaaCAAAACAAAGAGtgtcaaaagtcaaaaataccctcatgtGTAAAACACGTGACGGAGTTAACGGGTGAGAGAAGACGTCCGTTTGTATAAAGGATCGGATGTGATCCTTATCCTTCCCAAAAGGACTGCCAGTGTCATTTCAGATAGTTAAGGACGGAACTTGATTATTAgggtaaaccacaaggacgatttcgGCCGTTCACTCATTTGTAAATTTCTGAAACTATATATTAGAGGAGTAATTGATGACGAATAATTTCTGAAACTATATATTAGAGGAGTAATTGATGACGAATAAAACAGTCATGAATATATGATGTTTACCATATTGTAGTTGATACACAAAGCAAATGCAAATAGACATACAATATCGATAGAGGAATACCAGATTCTAGATTCTAAATTTAAACACATGAGGCAATACATACCACATGAAGCCTATATTTATTTGTGgatatcaaaaaagaaaaaaaaataaaaatggaaggAACTCTTCCCAATTATCGGACCACACTTTTGGATCACGTCCAAATGCCCAAAAATTTATCAGAACTCTTGTATTCTTTGGTATATTGTAACCGCTAATCACAATATCCTCGACTGATTGATGAGGAAGCAACAATGGAGCAACTGGATAAAGCCGAAAAGTTTCCGTAACTACCATATGTAAGTAAGTTAGTTTTGTCAAATCTGTTTCTTCAACCAACGGCTTATCTCCAACCACGGTCTTTTAACTCTTTTTGGAGCTTGTTCATTACCCTAAGGTATTTGATAAGAAGATATAAGATCCATTCAATAGATGTTTTGGAAGTATCAATTGCACCAACTACCATATCAAGTAAAATGGCTTTCATGGTTGACCTATCAAGTGTGTAAGATAGGTCACCATTGTGTTTTAATTTGTGACAAGATTATGTCAATGAAATCAATTTCATCAGGCTTTTGAGGCCCAACAAGATGCCAGTTTTCATGCTCCATTATAAGTatatcaaacatatcatcaaTTTCCTTGCTTAACGAATTATTGTGTTTGCTGAAGCCCTGCACATTTTACTCATAATCATGGATGTATAATTTATCCTAGAGTAAAATCTGGTAGTTCACAATTTAAAGGTTTATTGAAAATCTGGTAGTTCATTATTTAAAGGGTTATTGAAAATCTGGTAGTTCATTATTTAAAGGGTTTATTACTAGGAAATGTAACTAATTATGATCAATGTCTAATTTATGTCTCATAAAATGTTTATTCCATGTATGTTTTTAAATCCAATAATccggatttgaaagttcattacataactagacattttaatatttttttacatagCACAGACATTTGGTTATAGTTATCATTACATGAACAAAAACGGATACAGTGTGAGCAACTGTACCACCCTATTTTGGTACAATCTAAATTTTTTACCCCTAAAAAAATGATGAGTtgattgcaagattggtccctgtggtttacacaCTTTTGTAACGGGGGTCCCTTTTCAAGTATTGTTGTaatgggggtccctattttgagaattttttacAAGATTGGTCCCTTTTTAACAGAATGATTAACGAGTATCGTTAAGTCTGCACATGACGGTCACGTGCAAGGACAAGATCATCTTTTCACACAATTCAAATACCATTCttgaaacttttatatatatctatcttgatatttttattttgtttcttcatctaccttaaaataaaaaatcataatcTACCATTAATCTTTATTTTGTGTGTCTTTTTCAACCTGGGACAATGTATATCCATCTATCTCTCATTCACCACACAAAAAAATAAGTGTTTATTTCTTGTCCTTCATCTTCATTATTATTGTGAATATAAATACTGGGTTTGGTGTAGCAAGAACAAAAAATCTCCTCCTAGTAAATGATAGTATATTATTGTTCTGGGTGGATACCATTTTGGAGATTTAAAGAATATTAAAAGAGATGGGGGTGTTGTAATATTGAGCAACAACTACAAAGCtgtcatttctttttctttgacagaaagatatagatatataaatagagAAAGAGAGACAAGAAGATAGTGGGGTAAACATATACTCCTCCTCTTGAAGATTCCGGCCGGCAACCACTACAGCCACCGCTGGACAGCCGACGTTCCTGTCATGTTGCaacatattaaattaaaaagaagatagaaacaaataaaagttgtaagagTGGTCCTTGTTCTGTGTGAAAAGAAGATCTTGTCCATGCACATGATCACCACATGCAGACTTAACGATACTCGTTAATGAATCACCAATTTTGCAAAATATTCTTAAAATAAGGACGCTTATTGCAACGATAATTGAAAAGGGACCCTCATTGCAAAAGTgtataaaccacagggaccaatcttgcaattaactcaaatatgataaaaatatagTGAATGCATGCAAAACATTAGACTAAACATTCTCGCTTCGTCTCTATGTATTACCAACTTAAACATGTACGTCTAGCTAGCTATTTAGGATTTAACTTGAAGTAAGTAACCTGAAGATCAAATGGAGCTAATATGGGCACATAATCGGAGACATTAAACGTTCCTGTTAattccatgaatttatcaactATAGTCTTGAACGCAAACCTCTCATCATTAAATTTCTTCCCAAAAATCATCCTACACGGCATGCCTTCAATCAAAACCCCAATTGTTTCTCTCAAATTCACCACCTTACCCGTCCTTGATGCAACTTAATTTCAAGTCATCCACCATCAAAGAGATCTCCTCTTTTCTCATCCCAACAAAACCATTAACCTTTTTAGCACTTAGCAACTCCATTGTACAAAACTTCCTTACACTCCGCCAATATGGTCCATATTCTGTAAAAGCCATTCCCTTGTAGCCATAAGATAGGTCCTTTTCAGCTTCCGTTTGTGGACGAGAAGCGAAGATAGCATCATGGGTGGTCCCAAGGAAGAGCTTGGTGGCATTGGGTGAGGACAGTATTACAAATTGGACAGAACAAAGATGGATGGACATGATAGGACCGTACATTTGGGATAGTTTGTGGAGGGCTCGATGGGGAAGGGCTCCTAATAAGTGTAGGCTTCCGATGATTGGCAAAGGCGCCGGGCCAGGTGGTAGGTTTGAATGAGCACCTGAAAACCATCGCCTAAACAAGATAATTGCAATGAGAGGTATGAGTATTGAAAGTGTAATAGAATACATGTTACTAGTTTACCTGTCattatatataatgtgaaaTTAAGTCACTTGGTTTTCATTGCAAATGATAGAAAAAGAGGCTTGCCATGAAATTACTTAGATAATGACTTTCATACTAAATGAATTGTACATGGGATAGGACCACTTTCCTACTCAACTTATACCATGTTTGGCTTTGTCAAACATATCATTTCCTAAATAATAAAACTTACTATGTTTGGCTTTGTCAAACATATCATTTCCTAAGTAATAAAACTTACtgccactatatatataacacattgATATATAATTACTAAACTCATTTTAATTAACCTGTTAAGGACATGACATGATAAAATACTTAGACACGTTATAACTTACATACTAGAATTAGACGTACTCTAATTAAAACATAACCATAAAAGACCTATTAATGTCAAGATTATCCAACATGCCGAACTTTTTTCAAATAAGGCATAAACGTACAATTGATGTTGCGgccttttaaaaatatatatatataccaatctTTCTGGTACTGTTTTGTTATTTGGCTCCTAAATCGCCATCAGCGTCATTATCTTAAGATTGTAACATATTTAGTAGTATTGAATAGTGATTTTCTTGTTGAATTGAAAAGGAAATAtgcaaaataaacaaaatatattattccACCGATGCACGTCGTTAATACAATGATAGCTACATCTGTACATATATGATTAGTGGTTGATGCACGTTGTTTGTACGATGATAGCTATACATGTATCTGTTGGATTAGGTGTCTAAGCTGTAACTATAATTGATAGAAGTACAGGCATTTTGAGTTGCCCTCGAGACTCAAAATTAGTAGAAGTgataaaagagaagaaaaatttcttttgaaaaatttgtCCCACATCGGTGGGATAGGATAACCAAGGAGGCTATCCAAAGCTATGAATAAAGTCTTAGGGATTCATTCTTTtttgggaaaatgatttatgatgttaacatcatctttgttggatgatgttgctctcacaagctcacttaaatcaatttctacatgtcaaaaagcccccatgattttaatggtttgtgagagcaacattatccaaccaaaataatgttaacatcatccaagTTATCCCCTTCTTTTTTAGCACATTCTTGGGTTGATTATTCGCCTCCTTCTTTCTCCCTCTTGGAAGAACTCTTCTATAGTTCATTCACATTTAGTTAATTTTTTGAGTCGTCGGGTGTGATTCCATTAGTGACACGACATTTGTAGTGCTTGCTTCCAAGAGATCCAGAGGGATAATTTTAGCTGTTTACTATAACAACTAAAAGGTATgtaatcttatttatttattttctttagtaAGTTTTGATTATTTACTAGCGTATTATGGCTCTTATTTTATATTCATAGTTATAGGTTCAATTGTGAAAACATAGATCATGTTTTAGGTTGCATGCTGCCTTAAAAGTTTAAGTTAGTTTGTAATATCTAAAAAACATCGGTGTCTATATGATTAGTGGTTGTTGCATGTTTTTCATACAATCATGTTCATATTTATACAACATACAAAACTAAAATGTTCTTAAAGATATTGATCAACATTGCTAAAAGTATGTGAAATTTCGAAAACCCGACTAACTGTCTTTGGATCATTGAGCCTGAATCTTTGAGCCTGTAGAGTCGTACACAATAGAACATCTATAATGTTTAATCATAATGTTACAGAATAATAAATGTGATTATTTACTCTCTTTATGTGTGTCGAactcattaaaagaaaaacaccgAAACCCTAAAACTGTTTTAGGTTAAACCTAAATAGTTTTTGCAAAAGGTTTCttgtcttttgtgttttttaagtgtttcgaaTACCCTCTTTTAGAAGGGTTTTGAATTCGACTAACCACTTCAAAGGAAGTCGAATTTGACTAGGGTGTTTCTAAAGGGTTTCGGTTGGTTGTGGTCGTAAGCTTAAAAGTGTTTAGCAGATCCTTGGTTGAAACATTGTTCGTGTATTCACCCTTGGAGGATTTCTACACTTGGGATCTTGTTTCTGAATATTCTATCTTAACGAGGAATCTTCACTACCGTAACGAGGTtagtttgtatttatttaagttaCTTATATTGCATACATGTGTATCTTGGCAAGGGGTATTAAATTCTAGAAATAATAGTTTATTAACGCACTCTGTTTAAATggttattaataaaatacaatattattaattttgtcACTAAAATCGGGTTATTTGACAACTCATTTATGTTATTCCGTAATAAAATCCCAACAAGCATATGTTCACACTTAGTAGATATAATCATTTATACAAAAGTGCAAATCCATAATTGAGCATTTTCACATTTATactcatttttaacaaaaactaacatGTTCTTAGAGTATAAGGGACATATATTCACTATGATTAGGGTCTGCCCAACTATTGAGTAGAGTCAAGCACATGCTTTGGGCCTACAAAACCGAAAGACCCCAAAATTTTGTAGCAGgtgccttttatatatatcaaaaatattaagCGGCTAAAAAAAACTCACCTAAATAAAAAGGGTACGCAGCAGCCTCTGTCTCGAAGTCTTCATGTAACACCCCACTTTTGAACCCAAAAATGAAGTGTCACAATCAAATCTAATTACAAATACAAGAGTGAAAATGAGAGTTTTCTagtaatgattataaatttaaagcgaTCTTGAACCTTGATCTTCAATAAAATCTTTGCGCGAAAGCCACCAATGAATCTTCTTTATAATTCTTAATAGTGTACTTGCCGCATGGAAAGAAAATGCGGCTGAGCCTAATGCCTAGTATGCAGATAGAACAAAGGCAAATGcgaatatatatagtatatgtgaACAATAAGGTATAAGATGTGAATCAAATAAGTATTACAATGACATATGAACGAAATGAGAGCGGAACTGAACTAAAAAGTCAAAGGGGTACGAAAGTCGGGTCCAAAATTCCGACGCTTGCATATCAAGTATGTTAGATATGATAAACACCGGCCGAAATTCCAACACTTGCATACGACAAGTATTGGCCGAAAGGTGCACATAGGACTGCAGATCCATATTTACCAAAGGTGAATAAGGAGTTGGCACACACCCCAAACACAAtccaaaacacaaacacaaactaGGGTCACCCATACGCCCCATAAAACCATTATACGGCCAATGAAGAGGAGACGCCGTAACCGATCACAAACTGCTACGGAAGTGTCGCGCCATTAGTGCCACAATGACGTGCCTATGGTACCCCCATAGGTGGTTAATTGCCCGCATACCTAGAGTAGATAATCAAAGAAGGTCATAACAAAGGAACCAATAATTCATGTTTTCATAATATCAAAGGCACATATAACATGACAACAAATGAGCAAATATAGTGTTATTCTAAGGATACAACAACAAAGAGCACTAACAAAGATGCCATATCAGATAGATCATATCAATGAAGCAAATAATGGATAGAATCAAATAAGGCCATACAAGAAATACTTGTAGGCATAAGATATGACAAGAATCAAAGGGAAACCTTAAAAATAAGGTCAGATACGTACAATTATAGAACGCACAAGgaattcaaatcaaattttgatatttAAGTAAAATTATAATCCGTAcaattatataacaaataaagttTTGACATTTTAGTAAAATCAGAATCCGTACAGTTTTATAAGAAATAAAGTTTAAAACAGGAATCcgtactattatataataaataaagtttaaaaccAGAATCCGTACCTCAATGatctaaaactttaatttttttttaatgttttattaatgattaagttgttagttaaaaaaaaatatatgattttattataaaattcataTTTATGTTATTGCTTCTATATACActaatgatatataaaaaatatagtgagttattttatattattttacttATTTCAGAAACGTGTCCCTACTAATTAAAGTATGTATAACGAATAAAAGattcaaatttgaaaagttataaattttaaaaaataattactctaaaattataatatcactctgtttattttaatttggttggatttaaaaatattaaagtaaatatagtcatatattattatgagaaatgataaatccttatAAAATAATATCTAAAAATCCTCATAACTATTGAATGAAGacatacaaaaaaaatcagGGGTTGAGATTAGAAAAGATAATTaatggaatccacatgtcacaattttatagttttagtaGGATTAATTATTAagctaattttttaaaagatataccatttttctttttatatatgttaatcatTGCTTTTAACCAATATTACTTAAACTATAATTATaatcaatttaattatattgttttagCCGTGCGGACATAATCTAGTCATCCTTCCTATTAAAGGAGGAAGGCTTTTTTTCCAATTACTTACGTGGCAACTAATTAGACTACTCTCACAATTGATTTTACCCTTTAATTGTAATTAAGTCCTTGGTTTTTAATTCCTGATTGCATTTTGCTCcttatcaaaaacatattccaATCGTTTTTCCCCCTTTCctcaaattaatattaatattaacctTAAATTGCAATCCTCCCCAGCTATCCCCTCATTCTCAATGTAAACCCCCTATCCCCTGCTTAATCTAGGATGTAAGTAAACAAAAATCGACGTCTACTTCGAGGTTATCTACTATGAGGTTAGTTTGATCTGCTtacttttgttaaatatatagtCCATGTTATGGGTGTGATCTGTATAGTGTTGTTTGTTACAATCTAGATCTTTATAGTGTTGTTTGTTACGATCTACATACATACGAAATATCTAATAATTATCCATATGATACCTAACAATCAGGAATAAAATATTATCGTATTATACCTAACAATCAGGAATTCAATTATTATCGGTTTGTTACGGATCAAATCAAGTATTATGCTATAATGTGTTTCTTAAAGTTCAAATCATGTCACAAGTTTTTATCCTATcatcttttttaaaattcaaatccCGTTTTTTTAGATTACATACACTCACCAGATGGAATCATATTatctttttgttaaattttaaattcaaatcCTGTTTTTTCTGGATTACATAGGCTCACCAGacagactatatatatattcccttTCAACTTCTTGAAATTCACAAAGAATTCATCATTTTTTACTGATACCATTCCAACTTTCTGCATCCTATCTAATGGAGAGGGGTTACTCTTTGTTGTCCGATATCAACGATGCTAAAGATACTTGGCGTATCAAAGTTCGTGTCATTCGCATATATATGGACACAACCAGCATGGAATAATGAAAAAGAAGTCGGCAGTCTTGAGATGATACTTATAGATGAGCAGGCAAGCTTATTAAAGCTTCCTAAATTCCTAATATATGATTTGATTATGtctttcatttttcattactcCTAATGATATATGTGTTTTATTGTTTGATATATGTGTTTTATTGTTTGAAATGTAATTCATAGGGAAAAAAGATTCATGCTACCATTAAGAAAGCGATACCTAAATTCAAGAATATGTTGCAAGAGTTTCAATATTATCTGATAACGAATTTCAATGTTGGTGATGCAACATCAAAGTTCATGATGGTGGATAATGAATCCAACATCAACTTCTATCGCAACACAAGTATACGGAGCTGCACCAACCCTGTTGATTATGGGAACGGATTGACCTTCACACCTTTCTCTGACATTGCTAACTTTAAAGTTGTTACAAAGTTCCCTAttggtatgtatatattttaaattttcaacagcaaataaatgtataatttcCATAATAGGATCCTGTAATAATGAATTGTTCACATATTTTTATGCAAGATATCATTGCGGAGATTGCTGCACGTGGAAAAATTGACAACTACACCAAAGATAATAAGGAAACAGTCCGCCTCCAGTTACACCTAACTGATTTAGAGTATGTATACGTTGCAagggttaaatttttttaatcaaataatcaaaatacaTCTTACTCTTCATATAATGCATTTGTACAATATTTTGTTTGCATAATACAGTGGCATTCTTTTGAATTGTACTCTATGGGGTGACTTTGCTACTCAAGTTGATAACTTTCTCAGTGATCCAAAGACTGTCGGTCGTGTTGTCATTATAATCCAACTTGCAAAGTTGCGTATCTGGAAtggtatgtttattttttatcgTAGCATAGCATTATTTAAAATTGTAGAAATGCTTTATACttt includes the following:
- the LOC122601226 gene encoding uncharacterized protein LOC122601226 gives rise to the protein MLKILGVSKFVSFAYIWTQPAWNNEKEVGSLEMILIDEQGKKIHATIKKAIPKFKNMLQEFQYYLITNFNVGDATSKFMMVDNESNINFYRNTSIRSCTNPVDYGNGLTFTPFSDIANFKVVTKFPIDIIAEIAARGKIDNYTKDNKETVRLQLHLTDLDGILLNCTLWGDFATQVDNFLSDPKTVGRVVIIIQLAKLRIWNAEPQLGYCLYGTRILLNSAETEDFKNRLIAKDGVRPCDVTYKVPFILQEEAVSAPADWTKHMDRTDINELQDIKNDTVCLVYATIRALQSEHNWYYLAHRKCNRIAQTVEEVDLTNVDYFNTENHPYHCENCKEFVSDVLARYYLIIHVI